Proteins from one Gibbsiella quercinecans genomic window:
- a CDS encoding isopenicillin N synthase family dioxygenase, with translation MSNITALPILDLSQLDGGPEARANFLAKLNRAARDVGFFYLVHHGVSRELQQRVQQLAQAFFALPDEEKRRVAMIHSPHFRGYNRAGAELTRSQPDWREQFDIGAERPALPPLAGAPSWRRLQGPNLWPAALPELKTVLLQWQQAMTRMSLRLLRAFAEALELPVNAFDVLYGEKPNEHIKLIRYPGQQNNGSRQGVGAHKDSGFLSFLLQDNQQGLQVEVAPGDWIDALPLAESFVVNIGELLELATNGYLRATVHRVVSPPAGRERLSIAFFLGAQLDAVVPIYQLPSHLAAQALGPTSDPQNPLLRDVGWNYLKGRLRSHPDVAARHYGDVLQANATTAIQE, from the coding sequence ATGAGCAATATTACCGCCTTGCCGATACTCGATCTGTCGCAGCTTGACGGCGGGCCTGAAGCACGAGCGAACTTCCTGGCAAAGCTAAACCGGGCCGCGCGCGACGTTGGTTTTTTCTATTTGGTTCATCATGGCGTCAGCCGTGAACTGCAACAGCGCGTGCAGCAGTTGGCGCAAGCGTTTTTTGCCCTGCCGGATGAAGAAAAACGGCGTGTCGCCATGATCCACTCCCCCCATTTTCGTGGTTATAACCGGGCCGGCGCCGAATTGACGCGCAGCCAGCCGGACTGGCGTGAACAGTTCGACATCGGCGCAGAGCGCCCGGCATTGCCACCGTTGGCCGGCGCCCCCAGTTGGCGGCGTTTGCAAGGGCCAAACCTTTGGCCGGCGGCGCTTCCCGAACTGAAAACGGTACTTTTGCAATGGCAGCAAGCGATGACGCGCATGTCGCTGCGCCTGCTGCGGGCATTTGCTGAAGCATTGGAGCTGCCGGTCAACGCCTTTGATGTGTTGTACGGTGAAAAGCCCAATGAGCATATCAAGCTGATCCGTTATCCCGGCCAGCAAAATAACGGCAGCCGACAAGGGGTTGGGGCGCATAAGGATTCCGGCTTTTTAAGCTTCTTATTGCAGGACAATCAGCAGGGTTTGCAGGTGGAGGTCGCTCCGGGCGATTGGATCGACGCATTGCCGTTGGCGGAGTCGTTTGTCGTTAATATTGGCGAGCTGTTGGAACTGGCGACCAATGGCTACCTGCGGGCGACCGTGCACCGCGTGGTTTCGCCGCCGGCAGGGCGCGAGCGGCTATCGATTGCCTTCTTTCTTGGCGCGCAACTGGATGCCGTGGTGCCCATCTATCAATTGCCCTCCCACCTTGCCGCGCAGGCGCTGGGGCCGACCAGCGATCCGCAAAACCCGTTGCTGCGCGATGTGGGCTGGAATTATCTCAAAGGGCGGTTACGCTCCCACCCCGACGTCGCCGCGCGCCACTACGGCGATGTGTTGCAGGCCAACGCCACGACGGCTATTCAAGAATAG
- a CDS encoding TldD/PmbA family protein, with the protein MTDDQEATMANTFAHSQRQLAELADSVIAQAIQAGASAAQVIFSESNGLLIEMRQGRLRARTRDAQSGMALTVYRGQHQGTTSTTDFSPARLSETVQAACRIAGYTGEDAFAGLPPAQYLCQAPRELDLWHPWAVDETGAQALAQRIESGIASAGAGVVSDGAWVRSGQSQWFLMNSQGFAEGGRQTSHVMSAKALARKEGRSQLDFWYSQSHLAPSLMAPETIGQRAGSGALAALDVAPLTGSRRCPVLFDARSALSLLEHLVQAAGGAALYRKNSFLAERLGQRIFSEHISVEEDPFVPQGLASRAFDGDGISGVARRVVDNGSLRGFFLSAYAARRLGMEPTGNGSGPGNLILRSSRTQASDDFSAMVKKLHTGLLVTSFSGGGARLINGDYSRSLRGFWVEEGEIRHAVDGVTVAGNLADIFLNIVAVGADTLTQGALTSGSVLIDSLQVAGR; encoded by the coding sequence ATGACTGATGACCAGGAGGCCACCATGGCGAATACCTTTGCCCATAGCCAACGGCAACTGGCGGAACTGGCCGACAGTGTGATTGCGCAGGCGATCCAGGCCGGCGCCTCTGCCGCGCAGGTGATTTTTTCCGAAAGTAACGGCCTGTTGATTGAAATGCGCCAGGGCCGGCTGCGGGCGCGCACCCGTGATGCGCAGTCCGGCATGGCGCTGACGGTCTATCGCGGGCAGCATCAGGGCACCACCAGCACCACTGACTTTTCACCGGCGCGCCTGAGCGAAACCGTTCAGGCCGCCTGCCGGATTGCCGGCTATACCGGCGAGGATGCGTTTGCCGGGCTGCCGCCGGCGCAGTATCTGTGCCAGGCTCCGCGCGAACTGGATCTGTGGCACCCTTGGGCGGTGGACGAAACCGGCGCGCAGGCGCTGGCCCAACGTATAGAGAGCGGTATTGCGTCGGCGGGAGCCGGGGTGGTCAGCGACGGCGCCTGGGTGCGCAGCGGCCAATCCCAGTGGTTCTTGATGAACAGCCAGGGATTCGCCGAGGGCGGTCGGCAAACCAGCCACGTGATGAGCGCCAAGGCGTTGGCCAGAAAAGAGGGCCGCAGCCAACTGGATTTCTGGTATTCCCAATCGCATCTTGCGCCGTCACTGATGGCGCCGGAGACGATCGGCCAACGGGCCGGCAGCGGGGCGCTGGCCGCGCTCGACGTTGCACCGTTGACCGGCAGCCGCCGCTGCCCGGTGCTGTTCGATGCGCGCAGCGCCCTGTCGCTGCTTGAACACCTGGTGCAGGCAGCCGGCGGCGCGGCGCTGTATCGCAAAAACAGCTTCCTGGCCGAGCGCCTCGGCCAGCGTATTTTCAGCGAGCATATCAGCGTTGAGGAAGATCCGTTTGTCCCGCAGGGGTTAGCCAGCCGGGCATTCGACGGCGACGGCATCAGCGGGGTGGCGCGCAGGGTGGTGGATAACGGCAGCCTGCGCGGTTTCTTCCTGTCCGCCTATGCCGCGCGCCGCCTGGGGATGGAACCCACCGGCAACGGTTCCGGGCCGGGCAACCTGATCCTGCGCAGCAGCCGCACCCAGGCCAGCGATGATTTCTCCGCCATGGTGAAAAAACTCCATACCGGCCTGCTGGTGACCAGTTTCAGCGGCGGCGGAGCACGTTTGATTAACGGGGATTACTCCCGCAGCCTGCGTGGCTTTTGGGTAGAAGAGGGCGAAATTCGCCATGCGGTTGACGGTGTGACGGTAGCGGGCAACCTGGCGGATATATTCCTCAACATCGTTGCCGTCGGCGCCGATACCCTGACCCAGGGCGCGTTGACCAGCGGTTCCGTGTTAATCGATAGCCTGCAGGTGGCGGGGCGCTAA
- the tldD gene encoding metalloprotease TldD, producing MSESVTTLHLAQAKQQLLEPHGVSDADLQAVMDQVLAHRVDYADLFVQSLRRETWAMENGVVKGGSFNVDQGFGLRAVEEDQTAFAYSQHIDRQHLLDAARSVKTIAAPGKRALVALPADRAQRLNFNADDPLLACEAAQKIALLEKINHMARAIDPRVVQVTASLELTHSVNYILRHDLHQAADIRPMLVLRMSVVVEQQGVRETASTGIGGRGDFTLFDDEHVQAALQAIVNTALLNLTAIAAPSGSMPVVIAAGWPGMLLHEAMGHGFEGDFNRLGTSVYSGRIGERVAQPGVNIVDDGTVAGQRGSLNVDDEGHPAQCTTLIEDGILKGYMHDSLSARLMKLPPTGNGRRQSYAHLPMPRMTNTFMRNGQYAPEEIIASVKRGLYLADLGSGQVDIVSGQYSFQTALAYLIEDGKITTPVKGATLTGNGPETLKLISMVGNDLALDHGTAVCGKAGQSVPVCVGQPTLKVDNLVVGGTRQG from the coding sequence ATGAGTGAATCAGTAACAACATTGCATCTGGCGCAGGCGAAACAGCAACTGCTGGAGCCGCACGGCGTCAGCGATGCCGATTTACAGGCGGTGATGGATCAGGTGCTGGCGCACCGGGTGGACTATGCCGATCTGTTTGTTCAGAGCCTGCGCCGTGAAACCTGGGCGATGGAAAACGGCGTGGTGAAAGGCGGTTCCTTTAATGTCGATCAGGGCTTTGGCCTGCGGGCGGTGGAGGAAGACCAGACGGCATTCGCCTATTCCCAGCATATCGACCGGCAGCATCTGCTGGATGCCGCCCGCTCGGTCAAAACCATTGCTGCGCCGGGGAAACGCGCCCTGGTTGCATTGCCGGCCGATCGCGCGCAGCGGCTGAATTTCAACGCCGACGATCCATTGCTGGCCTGTGAGGCCGCGCAGAAAATCGCCCTGCTGGAGAAAATCAACCACATGGCGCGGGCGATTGACCCGCGGGTGGTGCAGGTGACGGCCAGTTTGGAGTTGACCCATTCGGTTAACTATATTCTGCGTCATGATCTCCATCAGGCGGCGGATATCCGGCCGATGTTGGTGTTGCGCATGAGCGTGGTGGTAGAACAACAGGGCGTACGTGAGACGGCCAGTACCGGCATCGGCGGGCGTGGCGATTTCACGCTGTTCGATGATGAGCATGTGCAGGCCGCGCTGCAGGCGATCGTCAATACCGCATTGCTCAATCTGACGGCGATCGCCGCGCCGTCCGGCAGCATGCCGGTGGTGATTGCCGCAGGTTGGCCCGGCATGCTGTTGCATGAGGCGATGGGGCACGGTTTTGAAGGCGACTTTAACCGGCTGGGCACCTCGGTGTATTCCGGGCGCATCGGCGAGCGGGTGGCGCAACCCGGTGTGAATATCGTTGACGACGGCACCGTAGCCGGGCAGCGCGGTTCATTGAACGTTGATGATGAAGGCCACCCGGCCCAGTGCACCACGCTGATCGAAGACGGTATCCTGAAAGGCTATATGCACGACAGCCTGAGCGCGCGCCTGATGAAGCTGCCGCCTACCGGTAATGGCCGCCGCCAGTCTTATGCGCATTTGCCGATGCCGCGCATGACCAATACCTTTATGCGCAACGGGCAATATGCGCCGGAGGAAATTATCGCCTCGGTGAAACGCGGCCTGTATCTGGCCGATTTGGGCAGCGGGCAGGTGGATATCGTCAGTGGTCAGTACAGCTTCCAGACCGCGCTGGCATATTTAATTGAAGACGGCAAAATCACCACGCCGGTTAAAGGCGCCACGCTGACCGGCAACGGCCCGGAAACCCTGAAGTTAATCAGCATGGTCGGCAACGATCTGGCGCTGGATCACGGTACTGCCGTGTGTGGCAAGGCCGGGCAAAGCGTGCCGGTGTGCGTGGGGCAGCCGACGCTGAAGGTGGACAATCTGGTGGTGGGGGGGACGCGGCAGGGCTGA
- a CDS encoding iron-containing alcohol dehydrogenase family protein, with product MLTIKSPNIYLQQPGLAARVGEYIAPHASTIAILTTPHAWQAVNPQLEASLQAHHINYQLSFFEGECSDAAISLHQARVQQFGAELVLGIGGGRVLDCAKAVANALDGVAAVTVPTIAATCAAWSPMSIIYHPQGGQDRRLMLNHMPLMVLVDSEVIAQSSTRYLKAGIVDALAKWYEYVLYQQKDSDSLALSLKVQAAKMALDTFEQYGAAAVRDNQRQQVTPALIKVIDANIALAGLANSMSGKDPVPGVAHVIHNRLTYQPEVHALLHGEIVGFCLLVQSLLANGDGQPDQKLLSLLRQYDAPLTLAPLAGDRAAAFAAIAREAKFSADIAARLPFSLAPAAIEQALLATDRLF from the coding sequence GTGCTTACGATAAAGTCACCGAACATCTATTTGCAGCAGCCAGGCCTGGCTGCCCGCGTGGGGGAATACATTGCGCCGCACGCCAGCACCATCGCCATCCTTACCACGCCCCATGCCTGGCAGGCGGTAAACCCGCAGTTGGAGGCCAGCCTGCAGGCGCATCACATAAACTACCAGCTGAGTTTCTTTGAAGGGGAATGTAGCGACGCCGCAATTAGCCTGCATCAGGCGCGTGTGCAGCAGTTTGGCGCCGAGCTGGTACTGGGCATCGGCGGCGGGCGGGTGCTTGATTGCGCCAAAGCGGTCGCCAATGCGCTGGATGGCGTGGCGGCGGTGACGGTTCCTACGATTGCCGCCACCTGTGCCGCCTGGTCGCCGATGAGCATTATCTACCATCCGCAGGGTGGCCAGGATCGCCGCCTGATGTTAAACCATATGCCCCTGATGGTGCTGGTCGACAGCGAAGTGATCGCCCAGAGCAGCACGCGTTATCTGAAGGCCGGCATCGTCGATGCGCTGGCCAAGTGGTATGAGTATGTTCTTTACCAGCAAAAAGACAGCGATAGCCTGGCGCTGAGTCTTAAAGTGCAGGCGGCGAAAATGGCGCTGGATACCTTCGAACAATACGGTGCAGCGGCGGTGCGTGATAACCAGCGCCAGCAGGTGACCCCCGCATTGATCAAGGTGATTGACGCCAATATCGCGCTGGCGGGGCTGGCCAACAGTATGAGCGGTAAGGATCCGGTGCCCGGCGTGGCGCATGTGATCCACAACCGGCTGACCTATCAACCCGAAGTGCATGCGTTGCTGCATGGCGAAATAGTCGGCTTTTGCTTACTGGTGCAGTCTTTGCTGGCAAACGGCGACGGGCAGCCGGATCAAAAGCTGCTGTCTTTGCTGCGCCAGTATGATGCGCCGCTCACGCTGGCGCCATTGGCGGGCGATCGTGCGGCGGCCTTTGCCGCTATTGCGCGCGAAGCGAAGTTCTCCGCGGATATCGCCGCCCGTTTGCCTTTTTCGCTCGCCCCAGCGGCGATTGAGCAGGCGTTGCTGGCCACGGATCGCTTGTTTTAG
- a CDS encoding thioredoxin family protein, with the protein MLNKPNELTDASLDSFLADAKLPVLVDLWAPWCVPCRTMSPIIDKLAKNSASKLLVAKIDVEKYPAVMARFGVRGIPTLLLFKGEAQPERQVGALSQGQLNAWLAGHQVDVSAQPTVAHTEALAWASFYGDEGLHDFIAQRAIGHAAAGDISVGLGSFWIDGKGSTSASMVHQADSQIFERITGLPIAVGRLLDICGYLTAEQMAALFAALRAGKDYRLVPLRFMHWWLSEGSAPWASYLRDPQLVQLLARWQALCADRLAGRETAPSAWEEVGEQAALLLQGYQRPDRQLEQLFATLLQLLSPVPVTSEGDKWSHIAINIHWAQFQHLEILSGWSDEDRATPGKRMGWFNEKERQSPEGKLSQDEIAALRAEWAAENAEFLAKENAFHQSIPQLFLPVKVRMQQELNRLLAEAPEF; encoded by the coding sequence ATGTTGAATAAACCAAACGAATTAACCGACGCCAGCCTGGACAGTTTCTTGGCCGACGCGAAATTGCCGGTGCTGGTCGATCTGTGGGCGCCGTGGTGCGTGCCCTGTCGCACGATGTCGCCGATTATCGACAAGCTGGCAAAAAACAGCGCGAGTAAGCTGCTGGTGGCCAAGATCGATGTGGAAAAATACCCGGCGGTTATGGCGCGTTTTGGCGTGCGCGGTATTCCTACGCTGCTGTTGTTCAAGGGAGAGGCGCAGCCGGAGCGGCAGGTAGGCGCGCTGTCCCAGGGGCAGCTTAACGCCTGGTTGGCCGGGCACCAGGTGGATGTGAGCGCGCAACCGACGGTGGCGCATACCGAAGCGCTGGCCTGGGCCAGTTTTTATGGCGACGAGGGGCTGCACGATTTCATCGCCCAGCGCGCCATTGGCCATGCGGCGGCGGGCGATATCAGCGTGGGGCTGGGCAGTTTCTGGATTGACGGCAAGGGCAGTACGTCGGCCTCGATGGTCCATCAGGCCGACAGCCAGATCTTTGAGCGCATCACCGGATTGCCCATCGCCGTTGGGCGGCTGCTCGATATCTGCGGTTATCTAACGGCGGAGCAAATGGCTGCGCTGTTTGCGGCGCTGCGCGCCGGTAAGGACTACCGGCTGGTGCCACTGCGCTTTATGCACTGGTGGTTGAGCGAGGGATCGGCGCCCTGGGCCAGCTATTTGCGCGATCCACAACTGGTGCAGTTGCTCGCACGCTGGCAGGCATTGTGCGCCGATCGGCTTGCGGGCCGTGAAACCGCGCCCAGCGCTTGGGAGGAGGTGGGTGAGCAGGCGGCGTTGTTACTACAGGGCTATCAACGGCCGGATCGCCAACTGGAACAGCTGTTCGCCACGCTGCTGCAGCTGCTGTCGCCGGTGCCCGTCACCAGCGAGGGCGATAAATGGAGCCATATCGCGATCAACATCCACTGGGCGCAGTTCCAACATCTGGAGATCCTCTCGGGGTGGAGTGATGAGGATCGGGCCACGCCGGGTAAACGCATGGGCTGGTTTAACGAAAAAGAGCGCCAATCGCCAGAGGGTAAGCTGAGCCAGGATGAGATCGCGGCGCTCAGGGCGGAGTGGGCGGCGGAAAATGCGGAATTCCTTGCTAAAGAAAACGCTTTCCATCAAAGCATCCCACAGCTTTTCCTGCCGGTGAAAGTGCGGATGCAGCAGGAACTCAACCGCTTGCTGGCCGAAGCGCCGGAGTTTTAA
- a CDS encoding sigma-70 family RNA polymerase sigma factor translates to MPAEFTSRTDALTLIFRSDYRWLTDKLRRRISHGTGAEDIASEAFARLAAIPDLLKIREPRAMLTTLAQRILYETWRRRDLEQAYLNALASSPQHCHPSPEEQEMVIESLLAIDRALDGLSVNARKAFLFNQLDGMTYAEIAKELNVSASMVRKYVAKALTNCYLATAGQTE, encoded by the coding sequence ATGCCTGCCGAATTTACCAGCCGAACAGATGCATTAACGCTAATTTTTCGTAGCGATTACCGGTGGCTCACTGATAAGCTGAGACGGCGGATCAGCCATGGCACCGGCGCGGAAGATATCGCCTCCGAGGCCTTTGCCCGGCTGGCGGCAATCCCGGATTTGCTTAAAATCCGTGAGCCGCGCGCAATGCTCACCACGCTGGCCCAGCGGATATTGTATGAAACCTGGCGCCGCCGCGATCTGGAGCAGGCTTATCTCAACGCGCTGGCAAGCAGCCCGCAGCACTGCCATCCTTCGCCGGAAGAGCAAGAGATGGTGATCGAATCCTTGCTGGCCATTGACCGCGCGCTGGATGGTTTGTCTGTTAATGCACGCAAGGCGTTTTTATTTAATCAGCTAGACGGTATGACCTATGCTGAGATTGCCAAAGAGTTGAATGTTTCGGCCAGCATGGTGCGCAAATACGTGGCGAAAGCGCTCACCAACTGTTACCTGGCGACCGCCGGCCAGACTGAGTAA
- a CDS encoding TonB-dependent siderophore receptor gives MSKALQRAWKKRISPSRLALAINITFAVANGALLLPQAAYAAAAAAPIHFSVQAGSLEQGLLTIARQSQQTISFNPTLVAPYQAKPIDGNFTLEQAIVHQLQGTPLSVTTTANGTLTIDAVTTAMPTAAASDLQAAKDSGQTLPTITVVGSADQSEDATVYNPSTSSTATRTNLSLQETAQSVQVVSRKLLDDRQAVSVEDALRNTGGVTLQDGSRGSKSIYIRGFNVTGGSTDGVSNPNSTVNGSATGYSSIDGIERVEVLKGPQAVLAGNSSPAGSVNVVRKAPTADPLHTYKFEVSKYGEVKNAIDLGGPLNDDKTFLYRFNASTMRADNSFPDFNGKRGEYVAPVLAWVTDSTNFKVGAEFNTGRTSGPAATLYSNGRIQRLPEYRLGDKDNHFSINAKTVYYELNQDLFDDWSFNSKATYLDNTTNYRLHELYGASSDGTLTAHELGNKQDLNSISLQNDIRGKFSIGPMTHNILVGYDFQRAKTTSWDLPSGRIYTTANYNDPDSISFPAIPDPSYKSYTMLQYQKGLILQDQIDFWDRLHFQLSVKQAKWSLRTTTTKTSEKNVTQWVPSYGVSFDITPEITAYANLLNSFATVGTINTLTGEQLDPSTGKSKEVGLKFSLLDDNLTITTAAFHIVQKNVVVTDITGNAVGAEGRETKGFDFDLNGRILPGWDITASYTFAQPKDPDNSSVTGATSQARVTAQPKHSGSIWTTYELQEGRFQGLGAGIGVQAASDTWNGSTNNYFKMGGWAQTDASVFYHQPKYTVTLGVNNIFDRDLYYYSTSVNYIGVKPGRTARLSVTYSF, from the coding sequence ATGAGTAAAGCACTGCAGCGCGCATGGAAGAAACGTATTAGCCCAAGCCGGCTGGCGTTGGCGATCAATATCACCTTTGCCGTGGCAAACGGCGCTTTATTGCTGCCGCAGGCAGCCTACGCGGCGGCGGCGGCCGCGCCAATACACTTTTCGGTGCAGGCGGGTTCCCTGGAACAAGGGCTGTTAACCATTGCGCGCCAGAGCCAGCAGACCATTTCTTTCAATCCCACGCTGGTGGCGCCTTACCAGGCTAAACCCATTGATGGCAATTTCACGCTTGAACAGGCGATCGTGCACCAGTTGCAGGGCACACCGCTTTCCGTCACCACGACGGCTAACGGCACGCTGACCATCGATGCCGTTACCACGGCAATGCCGACGGCTGCCGCATCGGATTTGCAGGCGGCAAAGGACAGCGGGCAAACGCTGCCGACCATTACCGTTGTTGGCAGCGCGGATCAAAGCGAAGATGCCACGGTGTATAACCCGTCGACGTCCAGCACCGCTACCCGCACTAATTTATCCTTGCAAGAGACGGCGCAGTCGGTGCAGGTGGTGAGCCGCAAGCTGCTTGACGATCGTCAGGCTGTTTCGGTGGAAGATGCTTTGCGCAACACCGGTGGTGTGACGCTGCAGGATGGCAGCCGGGGTTCTAAATCAATATATATCCGCGGTTTTAACGTGACGGGCGGTTCGACCGACGGCGTCTCTAACCCCAACAGCACCGTGAACGGCAGCGCTACCGGCTATTCCAGTATCGACGGTATTGAGCGTGTAGAAGTGTTAAAAGGCCCGCAAGCGGTGCTGGCAGGCAACAGTTCGCCAGCCGGTTCGGTCAACGTGGTGCGTAAAGCGCCAACCGCCGATCCGCTGCACACCTATAAATTTGAGGTGTCAAAATATGGCGAAGTGAAAAACGCCATCGATCTGGGCGGCCCGCTGAACGACGACAAAACCTTCCTTTACCGTTTTAATGCTTCCACCATGCGGGCGGATAACAGTTTCCCTGATTTTAACGGTAAACGCGGTGAGTATGTCGCCCCTGTGCTGGCCTGGGTGACGGATAGCACCAATTTTAAAGTCGGGGCGGAGTTTAATACTGGCAGAACGTCCGGACCGGCGGCCACCTTGTACAGCAATGGCCGTATCCAACGCCTGCCTGAATATCGCCTGGGCGATAAGGACAACCATTTCTCCATTAATGCCAAGACTGTTTATTACGAACTGAACCAGGATTTGTTCGATGACTGGTCCTTTAACAGCAAGGCGACCTATCTTGACAACACCACAAACTATCGCCTGCATGAACTGTACGGAGCAAGCTCTGATGGCACATTAACCGCCCATGAACTGGGGAATAAGCAGGATTTGAACTCCATCAGCCTGCAAAATGATATCCGTGGTAAGTTTTCTATAGGGCCGATGACCCATAATATTCTGGTTGGTTACGACTTCCAGCGTGCGAAAACCACCAGTTGGGATTTACCTTCCGGCAGAATTTATACCACCGCTAATTATAACGATCCCGACAGCATCTCGTTCCCGGCGATCCCGGATCCCAGCTATAAATCCTATACCATGCTGCAGTATCAGAAGGGGCTGATCCTCCAGGATCAGATCGATTTCTGGGATCGGCTGCATTTCCAACTGTCCGTCAAACAGGCTAAATGGTCTTTGCGCACAACAACGACCAAAACGTCAGAGAAAAATGTCACCCAATGGGTGCCGAGCTATGGCGTCAGTTTCGATATCACGCCAGAAATCACGGCTTATGCCAACTTACTAAACAGTTTTGCGACCGTAGGGACGATAAATACCCTTACCGGCGAACAGTTGGATCCTTCAACCGGCAAGTCAAAGGAAGTCGGGCTTAAATTCAGTTTATTGGATGATAATCTGACCATCACCACTGCAGCGTTCCATATCGTGCAGAAAAACGTGGTCGTGACCGATATCACCGGTAATGCGGTTGGTGCGGAAGGGCGGGAGACCAAAGGCTTCGATTTTGATTTGAACGGCCGGATCTTGCCGGGCTGGGATATTACCGCCAGCTATACCTTTGCTCAGCCTAAGGATCCGGACAATTCCTCAGTTACCGGCGCGACATCCCAGGCAAGGGTTACCGCGCAGCCAAAACATTCCGGCAGTATCTGGACCACCTATGAACTGCAGGAAGGGCGGTTCCAGGGGCTGGGTGCGGGCATCGGCGTGCAGGCGGCCAGCGATACCTGGAACGGTTCGACCAATAATTACTTCAAGATGGGCGGTTGGGCGCAAACCGACGCCTCCGTTTTCTATCACCAGCCGAAGTACACGGTAACGTTGGGCGTGAACAATATCTTTGATCGCGATCTCTACTATTACTCAACCTCGGTGAATTATATCGGCGTTAAACCGGGCCGTACCGCGCGCTTATCCGTGACGTACTCGTTCTAA
- a CDS encoding ABC transporter ATP-binding protein/permease, with amino-acid sequence MTEQSIDKTLPGDGKRPGIGQLISPFWASSEKWLALSLIAVVLAINSSSTYAHVALNKLHGQLTDALVALDWPLISTTLLETLAIGVVTTLLPLISVLAIDYLTLRWRTWMTARYVERWTQRSAYYQLERDNLISNGDQRIAEDINLFTDVTINLSTNIIHVVVNTVTFTIILWSLSGALSIPLGSETLSIPGYMVFAVYLYSFLHLALSHWLGKVLIGVNMNKQTVEADFRFLGMQVRENAEQIAFFGGGEREGQRLLSRFDRVRANTLLMMRKTFKLKFFQSMFTQAFSPLPTLLAMPLLLSGQITLGGMTQITLAYGTVLGTLAFFPQAYQSFTNWMALANRLRDMLWALNKARDQPAGIRLENRGAALRCQDVTLQRPDGAVLARLPAWQAAAGERWVVRGRSGSGKSTLLRACAGLWPFGVGEITRPAAARMLFLPQKSYIPVGTLKSALAYPDEPETFTDQQYRQALVDCCLAERVDSLTQFERWQQVLSGGEQQRLAMARVLLHRPDVIFLDEATSALDPETESQLYQALIEQLPNSTIISVAHRKELEHFHQHTLTLTPERGS; translated from the coding sequence ATGACGGAACAATCAATCGATAAAACGCTGCCCGGCGATGGCAAACGGCCGGGCATAGGGCAGCTCATTAGCCCTTTTTGGGCATCGTCGGAAAAGTGGCTGGCCTTATCGTTAATCGCCGTGGTTTTGGCCATTAACTCCAGCAGTACCTATGCCCATGTCGCCTTGAATAAGCTACATGGGCAGTTAACCGATGCTTTGGTGGCGCTTGACTGGCCGCTGATCAGCACCACCTTGCTGGAGACCCTGGCGATCGGCGTGGTCACGACGTTATTGCCGCTAATTAGCGTATTGGCCATTGATTATCTGACTCTGCGCTGGCGCACCTGGATGACCGCCCGCTATGTGGAGCGCTGGACCCAGCGCTCCGCGTATTACCAGTTGGAGCGGGATAATTTAATCAGCAACGGCGATCAGCGTATTGCGGAGGATATTAATCTTTTTACCGACGTCACCATTAACCTATCCACCAATATTATCCATGTGGTGGTAAATACCGTAACGTTCACCATTATCCTGTGGAGTCTGTCCGGTGCGTTATCTATTCCCCTGGGGAGTGAGACGCTATCGATCCCCGGTTATATGGTCTTTGCCGTCTATCTCTATTCATTTCTCCATCTTGCGCTGAGCCACTGGTTAGGCAAAGTGCTGATTGGCGTCAATATGAATAAACAAACGGTGGAAGCAGATTTCCGTTTCCTGGGTATGCAAGTGCGTGAAAACGCCGAGCAAATTGCCTTTTTCGGCGGCGGTGAACGCGAGGGGCAACGGTTGCTGTCTCGCTTCGATCGGGTGCGGGCCAATACCCTGTTGATGATGCGTAAAACCTTTAAGCTGAAATTTTTCCAAAGTATGTTCACCCAGGCCTTTTCGCCGCTGCCGACCCTGTTGGCGATGCCGTTATTGCTATCGGGGCAAATCACCCTCGGCGGCATGACCCAGATAACCCTGGCCTACGGCACTGTGCTCGGTACGCTGGCCTTTTTCCCTCAGGCTTATCAATCCTTCACCAACTGGATGGCCCTGGCCAACCGGCTGCGGGATATGCTGTGGGCGTTAAATAAGGCGCGCGATCAGCCTGCCGGCATCCGGCTGGAAAACCGCGGCGCGGCGCTACGCTGCCAGGATGTCACCTTGCAACGCCCAGACGGCGCGGTGCTTGCACGCCTGCCGGCATGGCAGGCCGCGGCAGGCGAACGCTGGGTGGTGCGCGGCCGTTCGGGCAGCGGCAAGAGCACGCTGCTGCGTGCCTGCGCCGGGCTATGGCCGTTTGGCGTGGGTGAGATCACCCGCCCCGCGGCGGCGCGCATGCTGTTTTTGCCGCAGAAAAGCTATATCCCGGTCGGCACGCTAAAAAGCGCGCTGGCGTATCCCGATGAGCCGGAAACCTTTACCGATCAGCAATACCGCCAGGCGCTGGTGGACTGTTGCCTGGCAGAGCGGGTTGATTCGCTGACCCAATTCGAACGTTGGCAGCAGGTATTGTCCGGCGGCGAACAGCAGCGGTTGGCGATGGCGCGGGTGCTGTTACACCGCCCGGATGTGATCTTCCTTGATGAAGCGACCAGCGCGTTGGATCCGGAAACGGAAAGCCAGCTCTACCAGGCACTGATCGAGCAACTTCCCAACAGCACCATTATCAGTGTGGCCCACCGCAAAGAGCTGGAGCACTTCCACCAGCATACGCTTACCTTGACGCCCGAACGGGGCAGTTAA